The following coding sequences are from one Puntigrus tetrazona isolate hp1 unplaced genomic scaffold, ASM1883169v1 S000000116, whole genome shotgun sequence window:
- the rpl28 gene encoding 60S ribosomal protein L28 — protein MASPHLQWMVIRNTSSFLIKRNKQTYSTEPNNLKARNAFRFNGLIHRKTVGVEPAADGKGVVVVLKKRAGQCKPATSYEKITINKNSRATLASVRNIIRKNKYRRDLRMAALRRVSTILKSQKPVVVRKKRTRAPKSS, from the exons ATGGCATCTCCTCACCTGCAGTGGATGGTCATCAGGAACACCTCCAGTTTCCTCATCAAGAGGAACAAGCAGACCTACAGCACC gagccAAATAACCTGAAGGCCAGGAATGCTTTCCGCTTCAATGGTCTCATTCACCGCAAGACCGTTGGTGTGGAGCCAGCCGCCGATGGCAAGGGTGTAGTCGTCGTCCTGAAGAAACGTGCAG GTCAGTGTAAACCTGCCACCTCTTACGAGAAGATCACCATCAACAAGAACTCCCGCGCCACCCTCGCTAGCGTGAGGAACATCATCCGCAAAAACAAGTACAGGAGGGACCTGCGCATG gCCGCTCTGAGACGCGTTAGCACCATTCTTAAGAGTCAGAAGCCTGTGGTCGTGCGGAAGAAGCGCACCAGGGCTCCCAAGAGTTCATAA
- the LOC122332592 gene encoding uncharacterized protein LOC122332592 isoform X1, with the protein MEDEEDLETLGEKLYDLIYPKYTEMTPKLTGMLLELPASVVSQMLYDEVLLNKALERALTALTSPDKSDPVSHTDDAASVSSDSLGEQLYDLIDLYNTGHTQKITGMLLEQKKEAVLQLLSDHVLLEERVKIALKTLQEPGDEGTDASDGSDREEVESMGETLFNIVHQLDPTHCSDITGMLLEMDSGMLKQILSDRSMLEVAVQRAKSALVPNTHSQSFIVICVFADKLCI; encoded by the exons ATGGAGGATGAAGAAGATCTGGAGACTCTGGGAGAGAAACTGTATGATCTGATATATCCTAAATACACTGAGATGACTCCCAAACTTACAG GTATGCTTTTGGAGTTGCCTGCTTCAGTTGTGTCTCAGATGTTGTATGATGAAGTTCTGCTGAATAAAGCTCTGGAAAGAGCACTGACCGCTCTCACGTCACCCGACAAAAG TGACCCCGTGTCTCACACTGATGATGCGGCGTCTGTGTCCTCCGACTCTCTGGGTGAACAGCTGTATGACCTGATCGACCTCTACAACACCGGACACACGCAGAAGATAACCG GCATGTTATTGGAGCAGAAAAAGGAGGCGGTGCTTCAGCTGCTGTCGGATCACGTGCTTCTCGAGGAACGAGTCAAGATCGCCTTGAAAACCTTGCAGGA GCCGGGTGACGAGGGGACAGACGCGAGTGACGGCTCTGACAGGGAGGAAGTGGAATCCATGGGCGAGACGCTTTTTAATATTGTGCATCAGTTAGACCCCACCCACTGCTCTGACATCACCG GGATGCTGCTGGAAATGGATTCAGGAATGCTGAAACAGATTCTGTCCGACCGGAGCATGCTGGAAGTCGCAGTTCAGAGAGCAAAAAGTGCACTGgtaccaaacacacactcccaAAGCTTTATTGTAATTTGTGTATTTGCTGACAAACTATGCATTTAA
- the LOC122332592 gene encoding E3 ubiquitin-protein ligase hyd isoform X2, which produces MEDEEDLETLGEKLYDLIYPKYTEMTPKLTGMLLELPASVVSQMLYDEVLLNKALERALTALTSPDKSDPVSHTDDAASVSSDSLGEQLYDLIDLYNTGHTQKITGMLLEQKKEAVLQLLSDHVLLEERVKIALKTLQEPGDEGTDASDGSDREEVESMGETLFNIVHQLDPTHCSDITGMLLEMDSGMLKQILSDRSMLEVAVQRAKSALEGALSPTHSE; this is translated from the exons ATGGAGGATGAAGAAGATCTGGAGACTCTGGGAGAGAAACTGTATGATCTGATATATCCTAAATACACTGAGATGACTCCCAAACTTACAG GTATGCTTTTGGAGTTGCCTGCTTCAGTTGTGTCTCAGATGTTGTATGATGAAGTTCTGCTGAATAAAGCTCTGGAAAGAGCACTGACCGCTCTCACGTCACCCGACAAAAG TGACCCCGTGTCTCACACTGATGATGCGGCGTCTGTGTCCTCCGACTCTCTGGGTGAACAGCTGTATGACCTGATCGACCTCTACAACACCGGACACACGCAGAAGATAACCG GCATGTTATTGGAGCAGAAAAAGGAGGCGGTGCTTCAGCTGCTGTCGGATCACGTGCTTCTCGAGGAACGAGTCAAGATCGCCTTGAAAACCTTGCAGGA GCCGGGTGACGAGGGGACAGACGCGAGTGACGGCTCTGACAGGGAGGAAGTGGAATCCATGGGCGAGACGCTTTTTAATATTGTGCATCAGTTAGACCCCACCCACTGCTCTGACATCACCG GGATGCTGCTGGAAATGGATTCAGGAATGCTGAAACAGATTCTGTCCGACCGGAGCATGCTGGAAGTCGCAGTTCAGAGAGCAAAAAGTGCACTG GAGGGCGCTCTGAGCCCAACACACTCAGAATGA